From one Paenibacillus terrae HPL-003 genomic stretch:
- a CDS encoding dihydrolipoamide acetyltransferase family protein translates to MSDQKQWTDVTMPQLAESLVSATIAKWLKQPGETVEQFEPICEVITDKVNAEIPSTLDGIMGDLLAEEGQTVAVGELICRIQTKSAAPAVSTGATPVSPAPQGNTQVQVQVHPQQGAASDQSMRGRFSPAVQTLAAQHSIDLNQVMGTGMGGRITRKDVLNYVQQGGSAQAMASEQPTATTPGQGSPFVGRQQSTAQQSTPIQNMDPAIPVRNSGIHLTEAPKAPVIEVEGDNNNRSEYFIDVTPIRSAIARNMRQSVSEIPHAWTMIEVDVTNLVLLRNKIKNEFKQKEGINITYLAFLMKAVVNAIKEYPIMNSVWAVDKIIVKRDINISLAVGTEDAVLTPVIKKADQKNIAGLAREIDDLARKTREGTLKLDDMQGGTFTVNNTGSFGSILSYPVINYPQAAILTFESIVKRPVVIDDMIAVRSMANLCLSLDHRILDGVICGRFLQRVKENLEGYTLDTKLY, encoded by the coding sequence ATGTCAGACCAAAAACAATGGACCGACGTGACCATGCCCCAATTGGCTGAATCGCTTGTGTCGGCGACAATTGCAAAATGGCTGAAACAACCTGGCGAAACGGTGGAGCAATTCGAACCGATTTGCGAGGTCATTACAGATAAAGTGAACGCGGAAATTCCATCGACATTGGACGGAATTATGGGGGATCTGTTGGCAGAGGAGGGTCAGACGGTAGCCGTTGGAGAGTTAATTTGCCGTATACAGACGAAGTCGGCTGCACCTGCTGTATCAACTGGAGCGACTCCCGTTTCGCCAGCACCTCAAGGCAACACACAAGTACAAGTACAAGTACATCCCCAACAGGGTGCTGCCTCAGATCAATCCATGCGGGGACGTTTTTCCCCGGCGGTGCAAACACTGGCTGCTCAGCACAGCATCGACTTGAACCAGGTGATGGGCACGGGCATGGGCGGACGAATTACTCGCAAAGATGTACTGAATTATGTACAACAGGGTGGTTCCGCTCAGGCCATGGCATCTGAACAGCCAACTGCGACGACACCAGGACAAGGCTCTCCTTTTGTCGGAAGACAGCAGTCCACCGCTCAGCAAAGTACACCGATTCAAAATATGGACCCTGCTATTCCGGTACGCAACAGCGGTATTCATTTGACGGAGGCTCCGAAAGCTCCTGTGATCGAAGTTGAGGGTGACAACAATAACAGATCGGAGTATTTTATCGACGTTACACCGATTCGTAGTGCGATTGCCCGCAATATGCGGCAAAGTGTCTCGGAAATTCCACATGCCTGGACGATGATTGAGGTGGATGTGACTAATCTGGTGCTGCTCCGCAACAAGATCAAAAACGAGTTCAAGCAAAAAGAAGGTATCAACATTACGTACCTGGCTTTCCTCATGAAAGCAGTCGTGAATGCCATCAAGGAATATCCGATCATGAATTCGGTGTGGGCTGTGGATAAAATTATCGTCAAAAGAGATATCAACATTTCCCTGGCCGTGGGTACAGAGGACGCGGTTTTGACACCTGTTATTAAAAAAGCGGATCAGAAAAATATTGCCGGACTGGCGCGTGAAATTGACGATTTGGCACGTAAAACACGGGAAGGTACGCTCAAGCTGGATGACATGCAGGGCGGAACATTTACCGTGAACAATACAGGCTCCTTTGGTTCAATTCTCTCTTATCCGGTGATTAACTATCCGCAGGCTGCGATTCTGACCTTTGAATCCATCGTTAAAAGACCAGTGGTCATTGATGATATGATTGCGGTTCGCTCGATGGCCAACCTGTGTCTGTCACTGGATCATCGGATTTTGGATGGTGTTATTTGTGGACGATTCCTGCAACGGGTCAAAGAAAACCTGGAAGGCTACACCTTGGATACGAAGCTGTACTAA
- a CDS encoding alpha-ketoacid dehydrogenase subunit beta, whose product MAVMEYIDAIRLAMKEEMEQDETVFVLGEDVGVKGGVFTTTKGLMDQFGEQRVMDTPLAESAIAGVAIGAAMYGMKPIAEMQYSDFMLPATNQIISEAAKIRYRSNNDWSCPVVIRAPIGGGIFGGLYHSQCPESIFFGTPGLKIVAPFTAYDAKGLLKAAIRDPDPVLYFENKKCYKLIKGEVPDDDYIVPIGKANLLREGDDITVIGYSQPLHFVMQAAEELEKEEGITAHVVDLRTLQPLDRQAIIEAAKHTGKVLIVHEDNKTGGIGAEVSAIINEECLFELDAPIERLCAPDVPAMPISPPMEKFYMLNKDKVKEAMHRLAMY is encoded by the coding sequence ATGGCGGTTATGGAATATATTGATGCGATTCGTCTTGCTATGAAGGAAGAAATGGAGCAGGATGAAACGGTTTTTGTGTTAGGTGAGGATGTTGGTGTTAAGGGTGGTGTCTTTACGACCACCAAGGGTCTTATGGATCAATTCGGTGAGCAGCGTGTCATGGATACGCCGTTGGCAGAATCGGCTATAGCTGGTGTTGCCATTGGTGCAGCTATGTACGGAATGAAGCCGATTGCCGAAATGCAATATTCGGACTTCATGCTTCCAGCAACCAATCAGATTATTAGTGAAGCAGCTAAAATTCGCTATCGCTCTAACAACGACTGGAGCTGTCCTGTTGTGATCCGTGCGCCTATCGGTGGCGGTATTTTTGGCGGTTTGTATCATTCACAGTGTCCAGAATCTATCTTTTTTGGTACACCGGGTCTGAAAATTGTAGCTCCTTTTACCGCGTATGACGCCAAGGGACTGCTGAAAGCAGCCATCCGCGACCCTGATCCGGTGCTGTATTTTGAAAACAAAAAATGCTACAAGCTGATCAAGGGTGAAGTACCTGATGATGATTACATCGTTCCGATTGGTAAAGCCAATTTGCTGCGTGAGGGTGACGATATTACGGTCATCGGGTACAGCCAGCCGCTACATTTTGTTATGCAGGCTGCTGAGGAGCTGGAGAAGGAAGAGGGCATTACTGCACATGTTGTGGATTTGCGCACACTCCAGCCGCTGGATCGTCAGGCCATCATTGAAGCTGCAAAGCATACGGGCAAGGTACTCATCGTACACGAAGACAACAAAACGGGCGGTATTGGTGCTGAGGTATCCGCAATTATTAATGAGGAATGTCTGTTCGAGCTGGATGCGCCGATTGAGCGCCTGTGCGCTCCAGACGTGCCTGCAATGCCGATCAGCCCGCCGATGGAGAAGTTTTATATGTTGAACAAGGATAAGGTTAAGGAAGCGATGCACCGTCTTGCAATGTATTAA
- a CDS encoding sporulation protein, translating into MSFFNKILASAGIGSAKVDTLVDQSVYVPGEELSGIMRIKGGKIDQEIGKIDIELKTEYIVENDDKKTTATCCIARVKVSDGFHLKQGQELEIPFSFRLPLETPITHAKQPVWLDTALDIGMALDPTDRDSLKIEPHPYMSTVFEAVHLLGFRFRSSTCERHPKLGRGVPYVQEFEFTPGSEYARDIEELELIMQLEPEGVHVLVEVDRRGRGLSGWLETAFDMDERHAWLSLSRQELSYGPDHIADALEELIDRQIR; encoded by the coding sequence ATGAGTTTTTTCAACAAGATCTTGGCAAGTGCAGGAATTGGTTCAGCTAAAGTCGATACATTGGTGGACCAGTCCGTGTATGTCCCTGGTGAAGAGCTTAGTGGCATCATGCGCATCAAAGGCGGCAAAATTGATCAGGAAATCGGCAAAATTGACATTGAGCTCAAAACGGAATATATCGTAGAGAACGATGACAAAAAAACCACCGCTACCTGCTGTATTGCACGGGTCAAGGTATCTGACGGCTTCCATCTAAAGCAAGGACAAGAGCTTGAAATTCCATTTTCTTTTCGGTTGCCATTGGAAACACCTATCACTCATGCCAAACAGCCCGTATGGCTGGATACAGCATTAGACATCGGTATGGCCTTGGATCCGACCGACCGTGACTCGCTCAAAATCGAACCGCATCCCTATATGAGTACGGTGTTTGAGGCTGTTCACCTGTTGGGCTTCCGATTCCGTTCTTCCACCTGTGAACGTCATCCCAAGCTGGGACGCGGTGTTCCATATGTGCAGGAATTTGAATTTACGCCCGGATCCGAATATGCACGCGATATCGAGGAGCTGGAGCTAATTATGCAATTAGAGCCTGAAGGCGTTCATGTGCTTGTCGAAGTGGATCGTAGAGGGAGAGGGTTATCCGGCTGGCTGGAGACTGCCTTTGATATGGACGAGCGTCATGCCTGGTTGAGTTTAAGCCGGCAAGAGCTGTCTTATGGACCAGATCATATCGCAGATGCGCTGGAGGAACTGATCGACAGACAGATTCGATAA
- the lpdA gene encoding dihydrolipoyl dehydrogenase, translating into MTIHCDVAILGGGTGGYVAAIRAAQLGKEVVIIEKDKLGGTCLHRGCIPSKALLRSAEVYATIKESAQYGIETSGAQLVFPKVQERKEAVVEQLHQGVQFLMRKNKITVLSGKGRVIGPSIFSPKSGAVAVELEDGEMETIVPAHLIIATGSRPRVLPGLEPDGEFILSSDEALMMEELPASLIIVGGGVIGVEWASMLNDFGVEVTVVEAANRLIPTEDEDVSREMQRLLTKRGIKVLTGSQVLAETYGKDEEGVQIDVQKGEETETLRASKLLISVGRQANVENIGLENTDIRVERGFISVNEHLQTNEPHIYAIGDCIGGLQLAHAASHEGLQAVHHLAGEEFHSVPNHLIPRCIYTRPEAASVGLTEQEARERGHQVKTGKFPFQAIGKSLVYGSRDGFVKVVADKETNDILGVHMIGTHVTDLISEAALAQLLDATPWEVGQLAHPHPTLSEILGEAMLAVDGQAIGI; encoded by the coding sequence ATGACTATACATTGTGATGTTGCGATTTTGGGCGGAGGAACCGGGGGATATGTGGCAGCAATTCGTGCAGCCCAGCTCGGCAAGGAAGTCGTCATTATTGAAAAGGACAAGCTAGGTGGAACCTGTCTGCATCGTGGATGTATCCCGAGCAAAGCTTTGCTGCGCAGTGCGGAAGTGTATGCGACGATCAAGGAAAGTGCGCAATACGGCATTGAGACCTCGGGAGCGCAGCTTGTTTTCCCTAAGGTACAAGAGCGCAAGGAAGCCGTTGTGGAGCAGCTACATCAGGGCGTGCAATTTTTGATGCGTAAAAATAAAATCACGGTGCTGAGCGGCAAAGGGCGCGTGATTGGACCGTCCATTTTTTCTCCAAAAAGCGGCGCAGTTGCTGTGGAGCTGGAAGATGGCGAGATGGAGACGATTGTTCCCGCCCATCTCATTATTGCAACGGGATCACGCCCGCGTGTGTTGCCTGGATTGGAGCCGGATGGCGAATTTATTCTGAGTAGTGACGAGGCGTTGATGATGGAAGAATTGCCGGCTTCCCTGATTATCGTAGGTGGTGGCGTTATTGGCGTGGAATGGGCTTCCATGCTGAACGATTTTGGCGTGGAGGTTACGGTGGTCGAGGCGGCGAATCGGCTTATTCCAACCGAGGACGAGGACGTTTCGCGTGAAATGCAGCGCCTGTTAACAAAACGGGGGATCAAGGTGCTGACGGGCTCGCAAGTACTGGCTGAAACATACGGCAAGGATGAGGAAGGCGTACAGATTGACGTGCAAAAAGGGGAGGAAACCGAAACCCTCAGAGCCTCCAAGCTGCTCATTTCGGTAGGTCGTCAGGCGAATGTGGAAAATATCGGACTGGAAAATACGGATATCCGAGTAGAGCGTGGCTTTATCTCGGTTAATGAGCATTTGCAGACCAATGAACCCCATATCTATGCAATCGGGGATTGCATCGGGGGCTTGCAACTGGCGCACGCGGCGAGTCATGAAGGTTTGCAGGCGGTTCATCACCTGGCGGGCGAAGAATTTCACAGTGTACCGAACCATCTAATTCCGCGTTGTATCTATACACGTCCTGAGGCAGCGAGTGTTGGCTTGACGGAGCAAGAAGCTCGTGAGCGTGGACATCAGGTGAAAACAGGGAAGTTTCCTTTTCAAGCCATCGGAAAGTCGCTTGTGTACGGTAGTCGGGACGGGTTCGTCAAAGTAGTGGCCGACAAAGAAACGAATGATATTCTCGGTGTACATATGATCGGTACGCATGTGACGGATCTTATCAGCGAGGCGGCCCTTGCACAGTTGCTGGATGCTACCCCTTGGGAAGTCGGACAGCTTGCTCACCCACATCCGACGTTGTCGGAGATTTTGGGAGAAGCGATGCTAGCGGTTGATGGACAGGCAATAGGGATATAA
- a CDS encoding thiamine pyrophosphate-dependent dehydrogenase E1 component subunit alpha, with amino-acid sequence MSSKGAVDAGFRHEQLGLTHGQVIDMYRYMLLARRFDERNMLLQRAGKINFHVSGIGQEAAQVGAAFGLDREKDYFLPYYRDYGFVLAVGMTPRELMLSAFAKADDPNSGGRQMPGHFGSKRLRIVTGSSPVTTQVPHAVGVALAAKMQKKDFVSFVTFGEGSSNQGDFHEGCNFAGVQKLPVIIMCENNQYAISVPVHKQMAGKVSDRALGYGFPGIRVDGNDALAVYAAVKEARERAIRGEGPTLIEAMMYRLSPHSTSDNDLAYRTKEEVDENWAKDGVARMKNYLLECGIWDEAKDADLSAELLLEVKEAIEYADNAPFPKPEDTLLHVYADSDGEGR; translated from the coding sequence ATGAGTTCAAAAGGCGCTGTAGACGCTGGCTTCAGACATGAACAGCTGGGACTGACTCACGGACAAGTTATTGACATGTACAGATATATGCTGCTCGCAAGAAGATTTGACGAGCGCAACATGCTCCTGCAACGGGCAGGAAAAATTAATTTTCACGTTTCCGGTATTGGGCAGGAGGCGGCACAAGTAGGTGCGGCTTTTGGACTGGACCGGGAGAAGGACTATTTTCTTCCCTATTACCGGGATTACGGATTCGTACTTGCGGTTGGTATGACGCCACGCGAATTGATGCTATCGGCATTCGCTAAGGCGGATGATCCAAACAGCGGTGGTCGGCAGATGCCCGGTCATTTCGGCAGTAAACGGCTGCGTATTGTGACAGGCTCCAGCCCGGTGACGACGCAGGTTCCACACGCAGTGGGTGTAGCGCTGGCTGCCAAGATGCAGAAGAAGGATTTTGTATCGTTCGTTACATTTGGTGAAGGCTCCAGCAATCAGGGGGATTTTCACGAAGGCTGTAACTTTGCAGGTGTGCAGAAGCTGCCAGTCATCATTATGTGTGAAAACAATCAATATGCGATATCGGTTCCGGTTCATAAGCAGATGGCGGGCAAGGTGAGCGACCGTGCTTTGGGCTACGGTTTCCCTGGAATTCGGGTCGATGGCAACGATGCGCTGGCCGTTTATGCAGCTGTCAAGGAAGCGCGTGAACGTGCTATTCGTGGCGAGGGGCCAACGCTTATTGAAGCGATGATGTACCGCCTGTCTCCTCACTCTACCTCGGATAATGATCTGGCTTACCGGACCAAAGAGGAAGTGGATGAGAACTGGGCCAAGGACGGCGTAGCCCGTATGAAAAATTATTTGCTGGAATGCGGCATTTGGGATGAGGCCAAGGACGCGGATTTGTCGGCTGAGCTGCTGCTCGAGGTCAAGGAAGCGATTGAATATGCAGATAATGCGCCTTTTCCGAAGCCCGAAGATACGCTATTGCATGTCTATGCTGACAGCGATGGGGAGGGCCGATAA
- a CDS encoding thymidine kinase: MPTGRITIITGPMFSEKSGELIRRCQKLIQYGHRKVVAYKPAEDNRYAKDEIVSRIGYRLPAISIPKKLTDELVQQILEETKDADVVAFDEVQFFSRHIMTLVEELAYCGKHVIADGLNLDYRGKEFGYVGGLLAMADDIEKLASFCAVCGSSEAVYTQRMVNGKPSTVGPIVMIGDSEAYEPRCRDCFIPPHKVNCD; this comes from the coding sequence TTGCCTACAGGACGAATTACGATCATTACAGGCCCCATGTTTAGCGAAAAATCTGGCGAATTGATTCGCCGCTGTCAAAAATTAATTCAATACGGGCACCGCAAGGTGGTCGCTTACAAACCGGCTGAAGATAATCGCTACGCCAAAGACGAAATTGTAAGCCGCATCGGATATCGGCTACCTGCCATCTCCATTCCGAAAAAACTCACAGATGAGCTCGTTCAGCAGATTTTGGAAGAAACGAAGGATGCCGATGTGGTCGCCTTTGACGAAGTACAGTTTTTCAGCCGTCATATTATGACGTTGGTGGAGGAATTAGCCTACTGTGGCAAGCACGTCATTGCAGATGGACTCAATTTGGACTACCGGGGTAAGGAATTCGGATATGTTGGCGGTTTACTCGCCATGGCAGATGACATCGAAAAGCTAGCTTCCTTTTGCGCCGTATGTGGAAGTTCGGAAGCTGTATATACCCAGCGTATGGTGAACGGAAAGCCTTCCACTGTAGGACCCATCGTAATGATCGGCGACTCAGAGGCGTATGAGCCGCGTTGCCGTGATTGCTTTATACCACCTCATAAAGTGAACTGCGATTAG